The genomic stretch ATCCGGCCGccacacactgtttccaaagccatcaaagtgaataaatttgaacaTGGCATCCAGGCCTTTTGAGCCAAATAAGTTTTTGGGGTTGAGGAAGAAAatagcaagaattcataaagaCATAGCTTTTCTAAAGCAATGTGTCAAATATCGACTGACTCCCAAAAGTCATGAGATTAAAATTAGAACTTTAACTCCTCCTTTTCTCATCAAGAAGATGGAATTGGAATGGATAAAAAATAGTATTAAACTTCTTTATAGTAAATTAAATTCAGTCACTTTAGAGTGCTACTCCCTTCATTTAAAACTGGCCAAAGAGTTTCCTTTTGGGTTCCCAGAATTCCTTACCAAAGTAAAAGTTGCAGAGCAGTGTGAgggggaaagaaaacgaaaattgggtgCAAAAAAGATTAACCAGTTGTTTTTACGAAATAAGAGTAGTAAAATGACAACTAagataaaatatatagaaaattttGTGGTCAATCGATCTTCGTGTGAATTCTCACAACAGCAACAAAATCTTTTGAACAAAGGCCTCAACTTTGCTGTTTCTTCTAAACCAAATGTTGAATAGGCAATCATTGATATTGAAAGTGGGATGGGCAGTTGCAATTTTTCCACCGCACAAATTAGTGAAGTGCGCACATCCTTCTTGGatagtttaaaaaaatgtccacgtcTTGTAAATAATAGCACAGACTTACAGACAACCAAAGAATTATGTAATAAACCTGTCTTTTATTTAAAAGCTGATAAGGggaataaaattgttattttgaacaaaaatgattaCGATCAACAAATGCTGGAGAAAATTAATAATGGCCCATACAGGCAACAGAGAGTCAACCCCCTTACCAACATggtgaaaaactttgaaaaaactatcaaagaaTGCCAACCTATTTTTGGTGACGCTTTGAAAACTCTTCGTGTTTCGAACCCTTCTCTTCCTAGAATAAGGGGTCTCCTTAAAGTACATAAACCtggtaatgaaatgagagaaatcgttTCTGCGGTGGAGGCACCAACAGAAAAATTGTCCAAATGGTTAGTCAAGGAATTTCAATCAATGCCGAAAAAATttcctagtcgatctgttaagagcacaggagtttttgttgaaaatttaaaatcatcggggggcatcaacactggcgagataatggtttcttttgatgtcacagcactttttccgagtgttccagtggaagaagctataaatcttttggaagattggcttctttcacaacaatgtgacaacccttggaaaactaaagtacgcagttacttgaagttaactcgactttgcatggaagacaattatttttcatttcgtgggaaattttacaaacaaacaaaaggagcaccgctggagaatcctctttcacctttcttatgtgagctttttatggcacatttggaaaataaCCTGAATGAAAAGGACTGCTTAACAGACCAGAtatgttgatgatattttttgtattttacaacagggggacttggaaagttttttgggaattttgaatgatacaatattcattggtttgtgccaacgtaagaaccccgataacactcacggaacgcgacgagagacaggacacaacacttattgttcttacaaaacataaaaaaggaatttgatttacctttttagtcgaccggtttcgggcagcgatcttgcccatcagctggacgatgtccgactagTTGCGCATAGTAGTTGTTGTCTTCTATATATCACAATTTCACCACTGTTACAGCTTTGTCAGGTGGAAGAGCGAAGAGAGTATTGGGGGATCATCCTCATTCATTAATGGATTGTCGGCGGTGGTGATGTACATTGATTCCCATGCGTTTAGGTTCGatgtttttcgtacattttttaataattttgcattttcccaGTCGATGGCATGGTTTTGGGATATGGTGTGTGCTGCCACGCTCGATTCATTAGCCCGATCGTTGTCAACTGCATTCTTATGCTCTCGCAGTCGCACTTTTAATTTCCGtcgtgtttggccaatgtaaaccgcGGAGCAGTTTTTGCAGGGGATTTGGTAGACACCTGATTTTTCCTCCGGGGGTACTTTGTCTTTTGAATTGCACAACAGATCTTTCAAGGTGTTTTCACTTTTGTAAACAGCATAGAAATCATGTTTCTGTAGTACGGATTGGACGGGATTGGTTATTTTTGGGTAAAATGGAAGACTGATTCTATGCTGTTcttctttttccggttttagtgtTGTGCAATTTAGCCTGTGTTTTTTCCGTTGATGTTTACggagaattttgtttacaaAGTCTTTGTCATACCCATTCAACTCAGCAGCTTTATGTATCCTGTTTCTCTCGGTTTCAAAATCTTTTCTGTCCATCGGTATGTTGTATAGGCGGTGTGCCATAGAATGGAATGCTGCTTGCTTCTGGGCGCCGTAATGGTTAGAGTCGGATGTTATGTATCTGTCTGTGGCTGTTGGTTTTCGGTATATTGAGAACTTCAGTGTGTTATCTCCGTTTCTCTTTATCGTCAGATCCAAGAATGGCAGTGACCCATCGGTTTCTTTCTCTACCGTAAACTTTATCGTTCTGTGACGGGAGTTCAACAACTCGAGTGTTTGTATAAGATAGCGTTCTTTCACGACTGCAAAAATATCGTCCACATAGCGTTTCCACACTCGAGGGAAGTATTTCTCGGTCGATAGTGCCACCTCAAAGTCACTCATAAAAAGGTCTGCCAAAAGTGGGGATAACTTGTTGCCCATACTGAGCCCAAATACTTGCCTGTAAAACCTCCCCCTGAACGAAAAGAAGTTTTGGTTCATACAGGTTTCGGTAATCAGCAAATATGCTTCGATGTGATTGGGTGGTGCTTTCTTGCGTTCTAGGTGTCTGCGCAAGCTGTTCAATGCATCAGTCACTGGAACGCTGGGGAACAGAGCAGTGACATCAAATGAAACTAGAGCTTCACCTCTTCTTATCTCTACATCTTTTAGATAATCCACCAGTTCTACGGAGTTTTTAACGCTCATACCATGTGTTACGGggtaatttttcatttcgtccACCACCCATGCAGCCATTTTTTCCGTCGGTGTGCAAATGTTTGACGATATAGGACGCATCGCCAGTGGACTTGAACAAgggattgaattttgctgtttcCCCTTCGTGCCCCCCTGTTGCCGATACCGTAAACAATATTGAAAGTGCCATTCAGTACAACAGTTTCGCATCTAAATCAGCAATTCGTCATGATGTTGAACGTTGTATGTCGAATGTAACACGCGCACAGAAGGACGATAAACAGCTGAGTTTTGATGCGTGGTGTACAATACGCCAGCTTAAGGCCCGTGATGTTGTATACTCTCGTGCGGATAAGGGGAATGCAGTGGTGATCATGGATAAACAAGATTACGATGCTCGTGTTTTAGATATGATCGCTGCTGGCCCGTACGAAGAGTACAAGTTTAAAAACGGGAAACCCAAAGATCCACTCAATACAATGACAGAAGAAGCTAACACTGTTCGGCAAAAGGTTGCGCGTCTGATGGGAGAGGATAAATTAGAACGTAAGTTTCATGTCCCCAACCTGAAAGTTGCGTCCTTGTATTGCCTGCCAAAAATCCATAAAAGTCCACTGGCGATGCGTCCTATATCGTCAAACATTTGCACACCGACGGAAAAAATGGCTGCATGGGTGGTggacgaaatgaaaaattaccCCGTAACACATGGTATGAGCGTTAAAAACTCCGTAGAACTGGTGGATTATCTAAAAGATGTAGAGATAAGAAGAGGTGAAGCTCTAGTTTCATTTGATGTCACTGCTCTGTTCCCCAGCGTTCCAGTGACTGATGCATTGAACAGCTTGCGCAGACACCTAGAACGCAAGAAAGCACCACCCAATCACATCGAAGCATATTTGCTGATTACCGAAACCTGTATGAACCAAAACTTCTTTTCGTTCAGGGGGAGGTTTTACAGGCAAGTATTTGGGCTCAGTATGGGCAACAAGTTATCCCCACTTTTGGCAGACCTTTTTATGAGTGACTTTGAGGTGGCACTATCGACCGAGAAATACTTCCCTCGAGTGTGGAAACGCTATGTGGACGATATTTTTGCAGTCGTGAAAGAACGCTATCTTATACAAACACTCGAGTTGTTGAACTCCCGTCACAGAACGATAAAGTTTACGGTAGAGAAAGAAACCGATGGGTCACTGCCATTCTTGGATCTGACGATAAAGAGAAACGGAGATAACACACTGAAGTTCTCAATATACCGAAAACCAACAGCCACAGACAGATACATAACATCCGACTCTAACCATTACGGCGCCCAGAAGCAAGCAGCATTCCATTCTATGGCACACCGCCTATACAACATACCGATGGACAGAAAAGATTTTGAAACCGAGAGAAACAGGATACATAAAGCTGCTGAGTTGAATGGGTATGACAAAGACTttgtaaacaaaattctccGTAAACATCAACGGAAAAAACACAGGCTAAATTGCACAacactaaaaccggaaaaagaagAACAGCATAGAATCAGTCTTCCATTTTACCCAAAAATAACCAATCCCGTCCAATCCGTACTACAGAAACATGATTTCTATGCTGTTTACAAAAGTGAAAACACCTTGAAAGATCTGTTGTGCAATTCAAAAGACAAAGTACCCCCGGAGGAAAAATCAGGTGTCTACCAAATCCCCTGCAAAAACTGCTCCgcggtttacattggccaaacacgaCGGAAATTAAAAGTGCGACTGCGAGAGCATAAGAATGCAGTTGACAACGATCGGGCTAATGAATCGAGCGTGGCAGCACACACCATATCCCAAAACCATGCCATCGACtgggaaaatgcaaaattattaaaaaatgtacgaaaaacatCGAACCTAAACGCATGGGAATCAATGTACATCACCACCGCCGACAATCCATTAATGAATGAGGATGATCCCCCAATACTCTCTTCGCTCTTCCACCTGACAAAGCTGTAACAGTGGTGAAATTGTGATATATAGAAGACAACAACTACTATGCGCAActagtcggacatcgtccagctgatgggcaagatcgctgcccgaaaccggtcgactaaaaaggtaaatcaaattccttttttatgttttgtaagaacaataagtgttgtgtcctgtcTCTCGTCGCGTTCCGTGAGTGTTTGAatgatattcataaaaatatccagtttactttggaaattgaacaaaacaacatgcttccatttttagatgtagtcgttgttaaaaactccaaccactttgaattcgaaatctttaggaGACCCACACATACTAAGCTCCCAGCATACAATGGCTTCTTTccaccatatgatccaccgtatggaatctttgcctctcagtaatgaaggtaagaaaaacgaaatggaacatatttttgatattggtgagcagaatggacataatagaagaaccatacaagccatttatgacaaaaagaaacgaatccaacataggaaatctcacacaacactcactccgctaacagaagatcgaaaaagagtagtggttgaatatgacgtcagtttcactcatcaacttcgtaaaaaatttagaaaatttggtatcgatattatctacagtagtagaaataatcaaatgaaaacaaagttggggtctactaaagacactattgacaaattacatagggttggtgtttataaagttgcatgtccacattgtgataaagtttacattggccaaacaaaaagaaatttagacatccggtttaaggaacatacttcagaacttgtaaaggctaagaaagactcagaaaaaggaataactcaccatttcagatccaaaatagccgaacatatatttcatgaagatcacgctatgactaccgacaacattagtctagttcgatcagtaacatccccttggaaattagatgtcgcagaaagtttagaaattttcaaacaaaacccagctaccctccttaacagagatcagggtaatcatttctcttggctttttaaatttctaccgaaaactccccgacaaggtatggatcaccaggccgcacatttctatacctaactcaagttgtttacgttttctgagttaaaatttgccccagtcgtttacctaattaggtataaaattcttggggtttcgctattttctccacagtccaaataagcactgacgaaggcactatgtcagtgccgatatacgtatttgcaagtgaaaagtgaaacgtgatagaattaaatagtgaaagtgaataaaaagtgaaaagtgtagtgactttaaatcatattattacCTAGTTTCATTGAATCCAgtatcacattgaccacaccggagcatatttcaaataccaccgggaaagccgtcagttttgtgacttgattcagtacatctGGCACCTCTAAttacccttggaatcattcataaatcacagaagagatTGAGTTCATGgttctaaagcctgtagtacactctttgaccgagcgtcaaatatttgtctctctttgacagataaaaattttggtcaaagataattatttgtcactctccgattttaacatggggcaaacacgggcaaacaacaaccatgatgtcaaataaatttgaccattatgtcagaaggtcaaatatttgaccattagacaaagagtgtactacaggcttaagacgattaaataatttatttatcagcgagacaccgataatagatgagaaatatgtgtcagtaacatgcTAGTTGGATATCAGACCATGtcggcagggccggatttagacggtttgtttgtgaggccctcttttctaaaaacaaacaaaggtaacgttctggaaggtgacgagcaaaaaaaaaaggtagcctaaggactaggggggccccttgaatcgggaggcccggggcattttcccccctcaaatccgggcctgcatGTCGCACTGTGgttcagaaatgaaaaaagctggtcaaaagtcattttctcgtaaacgttacattttagagcaatagtgtcttccggaaagttttagagtaaaacaagacctttcattggACTTTGACAGATCCGTGATgaatccccctacaagtgagataaaaagaatattttctctaaaaatcaatattttttatcgccgtctttggcaaagttttccaaaataacataacaaaaaactttgctaaagacactaggtagctatttctcaatcttactgagcaatttgattatgttcaatgatgttttaaaaaaaagtttttgccgttaaaattaatattttataccactatacATCCGGTATTCtcactgaacttttaaaacaacatcagacctttattttcaatatgttATAGCAGACTTTTATTTACGATAATAAGGTTTCTATAAATTTTTCcttccaaaaaattaacttttgacaagtaattttcgattttctgccgtttcccaacacatcccacggcaagattaGCACCGattgaattgtccatgtgctGTGCACACACGGtagttaaaatttcttgcagaaatttgcagaaacttataaaatcatggaacaaaacaactttaacgtaAGTTCATTCATGCCATGTTGATCAACAGTGGATCTTTGTAGgaaaaaacatagcaagcttGCATTTTTGCGttttgatgcatcttttgaaTTATAATCGATGCatttaaacacgtggtttttgaaaattcaaatttcagctcaaatGTTTCCGAATAGGTGCACCGCTCATTTAATTTATCTTCAGTAGGCAACAATAATAATTAGCtattacaacaacaacaacaatatcgcacgcaagcctgggaggcttatgcggtctcgatcaactagattagttgagagaattcgttatcgatattgtttttggcacattttgcatgtgtaggataagtacaacgatacaccgtgccccagtgctgagtcgagaaaatttccaactcgaaaagatactcgacctgatcgggaatcgaacccgatatcacaaccgtgtgggagagctagccgaccgacatcgctatccacagaaccacggggaccacaataataataattagctATTGTTTACATGCATTGataatacttcaaaagatgcatcacaacgtaaaaatgcaaagcttgctatgttttttcCAACAAAGATCCGCTATTGATCAACGTGACAAAAAGGAACTtacgttaaagttgttttgtttcatgatttcataagtttctgcaagaaatttcaactgtcgtgtgtgcagagcacatggataattcaattggtggtaatcttgccgtgggatgtgttgagaaacggcagaaaatcgaaaattacttgtcaaaagttaattttttggcaggaaaaattgatagaaacctTATTATCGTAAATAaaagtctgctgtaacatatagaaaataaaggtctgatgttgttttaaaagttcagtgagaataccagaggtatagtggtataaaatattaattttaacggcaaaaacttttttttaaaacatcattgaacataatcagatagctcagtaagattgagaaatagttACCTAGTGTCtgcagcaaagtttttttttatgttattttggaaaactttgccaaagacggcgataaaaaatataaaataataataaaaaaaataataattttatttgacatagcttctaatggttcaacaccagtaagtctatgtaattcgagtgtaccaaaccaaggaggacgcttcaaaatcattttcagaattttattctgaatcttttggagcgttttcttccttgttgaacagcaacttgaccagatcggtacagcataaagcattgctggtctaaaaatttgtttgtaaatcaaaagtttgttctttaaacaaagtttagaattcctgttaatgagaggatataaacatctcgtatatttgatgcacttggcttgtatactctcaatgtgctctttgaaaataagttttttatcataaattagtcccaagtacttaaccttgtcggaccaacttaaaataaccccattcatcttgacaacgtgattattgtttggtttgaggaaagaagccctaggcttatgcggaaaaattatcatttgagttttagaagcattgggacagattttccacttttgcaagtaggaagaaaaaatatctaaacttttctgcaatcgactgcatataacacgaagactttttccttttacggaaatgcttgtgtcatcgcagaacaatgactttgtgcatcctggaggcaaatcaggaagatctgaagtgaatatgttgtacaggactggacccaagactgaaccttcaggtacacctgctctgacaggaaatctatcagattttgaattctgatagacaacctgcagagttcgatcagtaagataattttttaaaattttgattaggaaaattggaaaattaaaagtttgcaatttcgcaatcaaacctttatgccaaacactgtcgaatgctttttcaatgactaaaagagcagctccagtggaataaccttcagatttgttagctcgtatcatattagtaactctgagcaattgatgagttgtggaatgcccatggcgaaatccaaactgttcatttgcaaaaattgaattttcgttgatgtgtgacatcattctgttaagaataactctctcaaacagtttacttattgaagaaagcaaactgattggtcgataacttgaaacttcagctgggttcttatccggctttaaaatgggagtaatttttgcatttttccataatttgggaaaatatgcaattttgaagcagcaattgaaaattttcactaaaatttccattgtgctctcagggagatgtttgattagtatattaaagattccatcgtcaccaggtgctttcatatttttgaaatttttaataattgatttaatctcattcaagttagtttcaattatttctgcaagtaaaaaattctgggaagaaattaaatcaaattgacgtgtgacttcattttcaattggactcacaaaat from Wyeomyia smithii strain HCP4-BCI-WySm-NY-G18 chromosome 3, ASM2978416v1, whole genome shotgun sequence encodes the following:
- the LOC129733258 gene encoding uncharacterized protein LOC129733258 — its product is MAAWVVDEMKNYPVTHGMSVKNSVELVDYLKDVEIRRGEALVSFDVTALFPSVPVTDALNSLRRHLERKKAPPNHIEAYLLITETCMNQNFFSFRGRFYRQVFGLSMGNKLSPLLADLFMSDFEVALSTEKYFPRVWKRYVDDIFAVVKERYLIQTLELLNSRHRTIKFTVEKETDGSLPFLDLTIKRNGDNTLKFSIYRKPTATDRYITSDSNHYGAQKQAAFHSMAHRLYNIPMDRKDFETERNRIHKAAELNGYDKDFVNKILRKHQRKKHRLNCTTLKPEKEEQHRISLPFYPKITNPVQSVLQKHDFYAVYKSENTLKDLLCNSKDKVPPEEKSGVYQIPCKNCSAVYIGQTRRKLKVRLREHKNAVDNDRANESSVAAHTISQNHAIDWENAKLLKNVRKTSNLNAWESMYITTADNPLMNEDDPPILSSLFHLTKL
- the LOC129733259 gene encoding uncharacterized protein LOC129733259 produces the protein MSNVTRAQKDDKQLSFDAWCTIRQLKARDVVYSRADKGNAVVIMDKQDYDARVLDMIAAGPYEEYKFKNGKPKDPLNTMTEEANTVRQKVARLMGEDKLERKFHVPNLKVASLYCLPKIHKSPLAMRPISSNICTPTEKMAAWVVDEMKNYPVTHGMSVKNSVELVDYLKDVEIRRGEALVSFDVTALFPSVPVTDALNSLRRHLERKKAPPNHIEAYLLITETCMNQNFFSFRGRFYRQVFGLSMGNKLSPLLADLFMSDFEVALSTEKYFPRVWKRYVDDIFAVVKERYLIQTLELLNSRHRTIKFTVEKETDGSLPFLDLTIKRNGDNTLKFSIYRKPTATDRYITSDSNHYGAQKQAAFHSMAHRLYNIPMDRKDFETERNRIHKAAELNGYDKDFVNKILRKHQRKKHRLNCTTLKPEKEEQHRISLPFYPKITNPVQSVLQKHDFYAVYKSENTLKDLLCNSKDKVPPEEKSGVYQIPCKNCSAVYIGQTRRKLKVRLREHKNAVDNDRANESSVAAHTISQNHAIDWENAKLLKNVRKTSNLNAWESMYITTADNPLMNEDDPPILSSLFHLTKL